The proteins below are encoded in one region of Alistipes communis:
- the mobB gene encoding conjugal transfer protein MobB gives MVANITTGKDIYGALAYNQRKVDKGKGAVLATSNIRFPADGRFGVAALADELLRWMPSHVRTEKPVVHISLNPDPEDRLSDDELTDIAAEYMEGMGWGGQPYVVYKHTDIDRPHIHIVTVQVNSSGRKIGDSRRNERSVAETEKIERKYGLHRAKGRKRGELWRLAPVEPEKGDLKRQIASVVKPALSMYRFQTLGELRALLALYRIGVEEVGGTRGGRSYRGVLYTVLDADGKKTQAAPLKASRLGDDASLAKIERVMAFSGEQIGGKKLLALTRHRVGEALLDTTDETELRERLRKRHIDLYLRRNDTGRITGVTFIDHETRCVLNGSRLGKAFSANALHERFAVGRKTELEQLRQSRRRPQIRKTHPSRRK, from the coding sequence ATGGTAGCCAATATTACCACCGGAAAGGACATCTACGGGGCACTCGCTTATAATCAGCGTAAGGTCGATAAAGGTAAAGGGGCGGTGCTTGCGACGAGTAATATCCGCTTTCCGGCCGACGGACGCTTCGGTGTCGCGGCTCTCGCCGACGAGCTGCTCCGATGGATGCCCTCGCACGTTCGCACCGAAAAACCGGTCGTCCATATCTCGCTCAACCCCGACCCCGAAGACAGGCTTTCGGACGATGAACTGACCGACATCGCCGCCGAATATATGGAGGGTATGGGCTGGGGCGGCCAGCCCTACGTCGTCTATAAACATACCGACATCGACCGCCCCCACATCCATATCGTGACGGTGCAGGTGAATAGTTCCGGACGCAAGATCGGCGACAGCCGGCGCAACGAGCGGAGTGTGGCCGAAACGGAGAAGATCGAGCGTAAATACGGTCTGCACCGCGCCAAAGGGCGGAAGCGGGGCGAACTGTGGCGGCTCGCGCCCGTGGAACCTGAAAAAGGCGACCTGAAGCGGCAGATCGCCTCGGTGGTGAAACCTGCCCTCTCGATGTACCGCTTTCAGACCCTCGGCGAACTGCGGGCTCTGCTCGCGCTGTATCGTATCGGCGTGGAGGAGGTCGGGGGTACGCGGGGCGGACGGTCGTACCGGGGAGTGCTCTATACGGTGCTGGACGCCGACGGAAAGAAAACGCAGGCTGCGCCGCTGAAAGCCTCCCGATTGGGTGACGACGCCTCGCTGGCGAAGATCGAACGTGTCATGGCCTTTTCCGGGGAACAGATCGGAGGAAAGAAATTGCTCGCTCTGACACGGCACCGCGTCGGGGAAGCCCTGCTGGATACGACGGACGAAACGGAGCTGCGCGAACGGCTTCGGAAGCGGCATATCGACCTCTACCTGCGGCGCAACGACACGGGACGGATCACGGGCGTCACCTTCATCGACCATGAAACCCGCTGCGTACTCAACGGCTCGCGGCTGGGCAAGGCGTTCTCGGCCAATGCGCTGCATGAACGGTTCGCCGTCGGCCGGAAAACGGAGCTCGAACAGCTGCGGCAGTCGCGGCGCAGGCCGCAAATTCGGAAGACACATCCCTCGCGCCGGAAATAG
- a CDS encoding aspartyl protease family protein, translating to MIIRKIICLLFAVLPVQIGAAQENPYDNAIGEAISRSDWFETRVRYERTADSLSDYMRLFSGALLDHNFNNPAGAVEKIQRMYDEYNAQMGGNFFSLFWMMSDNLAKLGHFNAAHDICTSLLAQGRDYMDEGTRTAFETNAVLFGLQSQWPRMEISDADANYDIPFDVEDEQIKFTAVRGTQRISAMLDSGGQMTVIDKQLTERLGLPLSADSIRFNETRCPLALLDTLRLGAAVFVNIPCVVLPLEETGVTDCSLILGNDVLQLFPEIELDYGVRELRLKSHTTPLPDTPRNLMLHKIPYILVKLNGIPATMVWDTGASKSSVEPEFHEAHRDRLPPLQAHGRKRGKTATGYNPVLEYAILPQMELTIGDKTGVMTNLYVIEDMPHSQLMGIPFDGTLGVLPPAEFKRLTINFQEMYFVVN from the coding sequence ATGATTATTCGTAAAATCATTTGTCTGCTGTTCGCAGTCCTTCCGGTGCAAATCGGGGCCGCCCAAGAAAACCCGTATGATAATGCAATCGGAGAGGCTATCTCCCGAAGCGACTGGTTCGAAACGAGAGTCCGTTATGAGCGGACCGCCGACAGTCTGAGTGATTACATGCGGCTGTTCTCGGGAGCGCTGCTCGATCATAATTTCAACAATCCGGCGGGCGCCGTCGAGAAAATCCAGCGCATGTACGATGAGTACAACGCCCAAATGGGCGGCAACTTTTTCTCATTGTTCTGGATGATGTCCGACAATCTGGCAAAACTCGGACACTTCAATGCTGCCCATGATATTTGTACGAGCCTGCTTGCGCAAGGCCGTGACTATATGGACGAGGGGACGCGGACTGCCTTTGAGACCAATGCCGTCCTTTTCGGGCTGCAATCCCAGTGGCCCCGAATGGAAATATCGGATGCCGACGCGAACTACGACATACCGTTCGACGTCGAGGACGAACAAATCAAGTTCACGGCTGTCCGCGGCACACAACGTATCAGCGCAATGCTTGATTCCGGAGGGCAAATGACGGTTATCGACAAGCAATTGACGGAGAGATTGGGGTTACCGCTGTCGGCGGATTCGATCCGGTTCAACGAAACGCGGTGCCCTCTCGCATTGCTCGACACCCTGCGATTGGGCGCGGCCGTGTTCGTCAATATTCCGTGTGTGGTCTTGCCTCTCGAAGAGACGGGAGTTACGGATTGCAGCCTTATTCTCGGAAACGATGTGTTGCAACTCTTTCCTGAGATCGAATTGGACTATGGAGTTCGGGAGTTGCGCTTAAAGTCGCATACGACACCGCTGCCCGATACTCCCCGGAATCTGATGCTCCACAAAATACCTTATATTCTGGTGAAACTGAACGGAATCCCCGCAACGATGGTTTGGGATACGGGAGCCTCGAAATCGTCGGTCGAACCGGAATTCCATGAGGCGCATCGCGACCGGCTTCCGCCGTTGCAGGCACACGGACGCAAACGCGGGAAAACCGCGACCGGATATAATCCGGTACTCGAATACGCCATACTGCCGCAGATGGAACTGACAATCGGGGATAAAACGGGTGTGATGACTAACCTGTATGTGATCGAAGATATGCCCCATTCCCAGTTGATGGGAATACCCTTCGACGGAACATTGGGTGTACTGCCTCCCGCTGAATTCAAACGATTGACGATCAACTTTCAGGAAATGTATTTTGTCGTAAATTGA
- a CDS encoding DUF4134 domain-containing protein: protein MRNKKVLLSAALVVSAVSSALAQGNGLAGINDATNMVTSYFDPGTKLIYAIGAVVGLIGGIKVYNKFSSGDPDTSKTAASWFGACIFLIVSATVLRSFFL, encoded by the coding sequence ATGAGAAACAAGAAAGTTCTGCTGTCGGCAGCCCTCGTCGTGTCTGCCGTTTCCTCGGCTCTGGCCCAAGGCAACGGCCTTGCCGGCATCAACGACGCAACCAACATGGTCACCTCCTATTTCGACCCGGGCACGAAGCTCATCTACGCCATCGGAGCCGTGGTCGGGCTGATCGGCGGAATCAAGGTGTATAACAAATTTTCGTCGGGCGACCCGGACACCAGCAAGACCGCCGCGAGCTGGTTCGGGGCGTGCATCTTCCTGATCGTAAGCGCTACGGTGCTGCGTTCATTCTTCCTGTAA
- a CDS encoding TraG family conjugative transposon ATPase, translating into MRNVMKASTLESKFPLLAVEGGCIISKDADITAAFRVELPELFTVTGAEYEAMHAAWCKAVKVLPEYSVVLKQDWFIRERYRPEVTNEAEAGVSGSVRQEGRRRSQICGEQASFLSRSYERHFNERPFLNHACFLYLTKTTKERARMQSDFSTLCRGNIIPKEVNPDTARAFLESVDQFERIINDSGLVTLTRLTDEEIIGTPDNPGLIEKYFSLSLDDTTVLQDMELKAEGFRVGNKHVCLHTLSDTDDLPGRVSTESRYERLSTDRSDCLLSFAAPVGLLLSCDHIYNQWLFLDDSAENLRRFEKSARNMHSLARYSRSNQINKEWIDRYLNEAHSFGLTSIRAHFDVMAWSDDAEELRRIRNDTGSQLAKMECRPRHNTVDAATLYWAAMPGNAGDFPAEESFYTFIEPALCFFTGETNYRSSSSPFGIKMCDRISGKPLHLDISDEPMRRGWITNRNKFVLGPSGSGKSFFMNHLVRQYYEQGTHIVLVDTGNSYQGLCELIHNKTKGGDGIYFTYTEEHPISFNPFYTDDYVFETEKLDSIATLLLTLWKSADEKVSKTELTEIGNAVAGYIGRIRADRSIRPSFDTFYQYLKGEFREELESREIEVRREEFDIRNLLTTLRPYYRGGRYDFLLNSPSEIDLLSKRFIVFEIDAIKDNKELFPIVTIVLMEVFINKMRRLKGIRKMLIIEEAWKALASNNMASYVQYLYKTVRKHFGEVVTVTQEVQDIISSPIVKEAIINNSDCKILLDQRKFMNRFDAIQTLLGLTDKEKAQILSINMSNHPGRKYKEVWIGLGGVQSAVYATEVSKQEYLVRP; encoded by the coding sequence ATGCGTAACGTGATGAAAGCCTCCACGCTGGAGAGCAAGTTCCCGCTGCTGGCGGTCGAGGGCGGCTGTATTATCAGCAAGGACGCCGACATCACGGCAGCCTTCCGCGTCGAGCTGCCCGAACTCTTCACCGTGACGGGTGCCGAGTACGAGGCGATGCACGCGGCCTGGTGCAAAGCCGTGAAGGTGCTGCCCGAATACAGCGTAGTGCTGAAGCAGGATTGGTTCATCCGCGAGCGATACCGTCCGGAGGTGACGAACGAAGCAGAAGCAGGTGTCTCCGGCTCCGTCCGGCAAGAAGGAAGAAGGCGCAGCCAAATCTGCGGCGAGCAGGCGAGCTTCCTTTCGCGCAGCTACGAGCGCCACTTCAACGAGCGTCCTTTTCTGAACCACGCATGTTTCCTTTACCTGACCAAGACGACCAAGGAGCGGGCCCGCATGCAGTCCGACTTCTCGACCCTCTGCCGGGGTAACATCATTCCCAAAGAGGTAAATCCGGACACGGCCCGCGCGTTCCTCGAATCGGTGGATCAGTTCGAGCGCATTATCAACGATTCGGGACTGGTGACCCTCACACGCCTGACGGACGAGGAGATCATCGGCACACCCGACAATCCGGGGCTGATCGAGAAATACTTCTCCCTCTCGCTCGACGATACGACCGTGTTGCAGGATATGGAACTGAAAGCCGAAGGGTTCCGCGTGGGCAACAAGCACGTCTGCCTGCACACGCTCTCCGACACGGACGACCTGCCGGGGCGCGTGAGTACGGAGAGCCGCTACGAGCGTCTCTCGACAGACCGTTCGGACTGCCTGCTCTCATTCGCGGCACCGGTGGGCCTGTTGCTCTCCTGCGACCACATCTACAATCAGTGGCTCTTTCTGGACGACAGCGCCGAGAACCTGCGCCGCTTCGAGAAGAGCGCCCGCAACATGCACTCACTTGCACGCTACTCGCGCTCGAACCAGATCAACAAGGAGTGGATAGACCGATATCTGAACGAGGCGCACTCGTTCGGGCTGACCTCGATCCGGGCGCACTTCGACGTCATGGCGTGGAGCGACGACGCGGAGGAGCTGCGCCGCATCCGCAACGACACGGGCAGCCAGCTCGCCAAGATGGAGTGCCGCCCCCGCCACAACACGGTGGACGCCGCGACGCTCTACTGGGCGGCCATGCCGGGCAACGCAGGGGATTTCCCCGCCGAGGAGTCGTTCTACACCTTTATCGAGCCGGCCCTGTGCTTCTTTACGGGCGAGACGAACTACCGCTCGTCGAGCAGCCCCTTCGGGATCAAGATGTGCGATCGCATAAGCGGCAAGCCGCTGCATCTGGACATCTCGGACGAGCCGATGCGCCGGGGCTGGATCACCAACCGCAACAAATTCGTACTGGGGCCTTCGGGGTCGGGCAAATCGTTCTTTATGAACCACCTCGTGCGCCAATACTACGAACAGGGAACGCATATCGTACTCGTGGATACGGGCAATTCGTATCAAGGTTTGTGCGAGCTGATACACAACAAGACCAAGGGCGGGGACGGGATTTACTTCACCTACACCGAAGAGCATCCGATCAGCTTCAACCCTTTCTACACGGACGACTACGTGTTCGAGACGGAAAAGCTGGACAGCATCGCCACGCTGCTTTTGACCCTGTGGAAGAGCGCCGACGAGAAAGTGTCGAAAACCGAGCTGACGGAGATCGGCAACGCCGTGGCCGGCTACATCGGCCGCATCAGGGCCGACCGTTCGATACGCCCCTCGTTCGACACCTTCTACCAGTATCTCAAGGGGGAGTTCCGCGAAGAGCTCGAAAGCCGCGAGATCGAGGTGCGGCGCGAGGAGTTCGACATCCGCAACCTGCTGACCACGCTGCGGCCCTACTACCGGGGCGGGCGCTACGACTTTCTGCTGAATTCGCCCAGCGAGATCGACCTTTTGTCCAAACGTTTCATCGTCTTCGAGATCGACGCCATCAAAGACAACAAGGAGCTGTTCCCGATCGTGACGATCGTGCTGATGGAGGTCTTCATCAACAAGATGCGACGACTCAAAGGCATCCGCAAGATGCTGATTATCGAGGAGGCGTGGAAGGCACTGGCATCCAACAATATGGCCTCATACGTCCAATATTTGTACAAGACCGTCCGCAAGCACTTCGGCGAGGTGGTGACGGTCACGCAGGAGGTGCAGGACATCATCTCTTCGCCCATCGTGAAGGAGGCGATCATCAACAACAGCGATTGCAAGATTTTATTGGATCAGCGCAAGTTCATGAACCGCTTCGACGCCATCCAAACCCTGTTGGGCCTTACGGACAAGGAGAAGGCGCAGATCCTTTCGATCAATATGTCGAATCATCCGGGCCGCAAATACAAGGAGGTCTGGATAGGGCTGGGCGGCGTGCAGAGCGCCGTATATGCCACCGAGGTCAGTAAGCAGGAATATCTCGTGCGCCCGTAA
- a CDS encoding helix-turn-helix domain-containing protein, producing MLLEKEYFDIWMRRIMERLEAIEQRQKPPKAQEYPTLENGEKLFDNYDLCRMLHVSKRTLQRYRSKCGLKYRMLNQKAFYKESDVQEFIRDNFAMFARRREDQRP from the coding sequence ATGTTACTGGAAAAAGAATATTTCGATATATGGATGCGCCGCATCATGGAGCGGCTCGAAGCAATAGAACAACGCCAGAAGCCGCCCAAAGCGCAGGAGTATCCGACGCTGGAAAACGGTGAGAAACTCTTCGACAACTACGACCTGTGCCGGATGCTGCACGTAAGCAAGCGCACGCTGCAACGCTACCGCTCGAAGTGCGGCCTAAAGTACCGGATGCTGAACCAGAAGGCTTTCTACAAGGAGTCGGACGTGCAGGAGTTCATCCGCGACAATTTCGCTATGTTCGCCCGGCGCCGTGAAGACCAGCGTCCGTAA
- a CDS encoding ATP-binding protein, whose amino-acid sequence MDTLIRTFRTRLQNTPTEYVRDIHDKILWESRLVAILGARGVGKSTLVLQHIKLHEDAETTLYVSADDLYFSTHTLVELAGQFYREGGKALYIDEIHKYKNWSTEIKNIYDTYATLRVGYTGSSILDLEKGGADLSRRKLEYRLPGLSFREYLAIGKGIRIPAHTLGQVVRNKIDFPYAEHRPVALFKEYLKEGYYPYFQESGYYLRLLSVINQVVDNDIPAFAEMTTSTAQKLKKLLYIVAQSVPFKPNYSKLARDLNINRNMVADLMVYLEKAQLINILRDDTHGISALGKVDKIYLNNTNLAYALSDTTPDVGNVRETVFLSLLAPAQTVTSSSVADFRIGGLTFEVGGRNKTQKQIRDIGNAYVVKDDIEYGHRNTIPLWAFGLTY is encoded by the coding sequence ATGGATACTTTGATAAGAACCTTCCGGACGCGGCTTCAGAACACGCCGACCGAATATGTGCGCGACATTCACGACAAGATTTTGTGGGAGAGCCGCCTTGTGGCTATCCTCGGAGCGCGGGGCGTCGGCAAATCGACGCTCGTATTGCAGCACATCAAACTGCACGAGGATGCGGAGACCACGCTCTACGTGTCGGCCGACGACCTCTATTTCTCGACGCATACGCTCGTGGAGCTGGCCGGACAGTTCTATCGGGAGGGCGGCAAGGCGCTCTATATCGACGAGATACACAAATATAAGAACTGGTCCACCGAGATCAAGAACATCTACGACACCTATGCAACGCTGCGCGTGGGCTATACGGGTTCGTCCATCCTCGATCTGGAGAAGGGCGGGGCCGACCTGAGCCGCCGCAAGCTGGAATATCGCCTGCCGGGGCTCTCATTCCGGGAATACCTGGCTATCGGCAAGGGCATCCGTATTCCCGCCCATACGCTCGGACAGGTCGTACGGAACAAGATCGACTTCCCCTATGCGGAACACCGTCCCGTGGCGCTGTTCAAGGAGTACCTGAAGGAGGGCTACTATCCCTATTTTCAGGAGAGCGGTTACTACCTCCGGTTGCTAAGCGTCATCAATCAGGTAGTAGATAACGACATTCCTGCATTCGCCGAGATGACGACCTCCACGGCTCAGAAGCTCAAAAAGCTGCTTTATATCGTCGCGCAGAGCGTTCCTTTCAAGCCCAATTACTCGAAGCTGGCCCGCGACCTGAACATCAACCGCAACATGGTGGCCGATCTGATGGTTTATCTGGAAAAGGCGCAACTTATCAATATTTTGCGCGACGACACGCATGGGATCAGCGCGCTGGGCAAGGTGGACAAGATATACCTGAACAACACCAACCTTGCCTACGCCCTCTCGGACACGACGCCCGACGTGGGCAACGTCCGCGAAACGGTATTCCTTTCGTTGTTGGCTCCGGCGCAGACCGTAACTTCGTCTTCGGTGGCCGACTTCCGGATCGGCGGGCTCACGTTCGAGGTGGGCGGCCGCAACAAAACGCAGAAGCAGATCCGCGACATCGGGAACGCCTATGTGGTGAAGGATGACATCGAGTACGGGCACCGCAACACGATACCCCTCTGGGCATTCGGACTGACCTACTGA
- a CDS encoding DUF4133 domain-containing protein has protein sequence MKYTINKGIGRSVEFKGLKAQYLFLFAGGLLAVFVLLVIFYTAGVDQWACIGFGAGAASALVFYTFRMNAKYGEHGLMKLAAARRRPRYLINRKGACRFLNRRKEVRHA, from the coding sequence ATGAAGTACACGATCAATAAGGGCATCGGGCGCAGCGTGGAGTTCAAAGGGCTCAAGGCGCAGTACCTCTTCCTCTTCGCAGGAGGACTGCTCGCCGTATTCGTGCTGCTGGTCATCTTCTACACGGCGGGCGTCGATCAGTGGGCGTGCATCGGCTTCGGCGCAGGGGCCGCCTCGGCGCTGGTGTTCTACACCTTCCGTATGAACGCCAAGTACGGCGAGCACGGACTGATGAAACTCGCCGCCGCACGCCGCCGTCCCCGCTACCTGATAAACCGCAAAGGCGCATGCCGCTTCCTAAACCGCAGGAAGGAGGTGCGTCATGCGTAA
- the mobA gene encoding conjugal transfer protein MobA, producing the protein MEKTKAPVRGRGGRPPKTDTAKNCVMVRFTDGEYARFLALFEQSGTLSKAAFVKARVFGDEFRVIRSDRGTMEFAARLTAFNAQFRKIGVNYNQIVKELHAHFSPKKALALLYKLESETRELVAVGTKIAALAEEFRQRW; encoded by the coding sequence ATGGAAAAGACCAAAGCCCCCGTCCGGGGCAGGGGCGGCAGGCCGCCCAAAACGGACACGGCGAAAAATTGCGTGATGGTGCGCTTCACGGACGGGGAATATGCCCGGTTCCTCGCGTTATTCGAGCAGTCGGGCACGCTCTCGAAGGCCGCTTTCGTCAAAGCACGGGTCTTCGGCGACGAGTTTCGGGTCATACGATCCGACCGGGGGACGATGGAATTCGCCGCGCGGCTGACCGCTTTCAACGCCCAATTCAGAAAAATAGGCGTGAATTACAACCAGATCGTAAAGGAATTGCACGCGCATTTTTCGCCCAAAAAGGCGCTCGCTCTGCTCTATAAATTGGAGAGCGAAACGCGCGAACTGGTCGCCGTGGGGACGAAAATAGCGGCTCTCGCTGAGGAATTTCGGCAGCGATGGTAG
- a CDS encoding DUF3408 domain-containing protein has product MAKRMKAGPLDESLIIQSFKDADLLADPANAVLQEAGENPAASRRDGEEPAADEAAAPTDGNAKGKSRRRRGSYDEVYLKRRELKTRQPVYISQEIHRSVIKLVHLLALAGKEISVGGYIDNVLAEHLRQHKDEIAELYRSGIDDILQTDH; this is encoded by the coding sequence ATGGCTAAGCGCATGAAAGCCGGGCCGCTGGACGAATCGCTCATCATCCAGTCCTTCAAGGATGCCGACCTGCTGGCCGATCCCGCAAATGCCGTGTTGCAGGAGGCCGGAGAGAATCCGGCGGCATCGCGCAGGGACGGAGAGGAGCCGGCGGCGGACGAGGCCGCCGCACCGACCGACGGCAACGCGAAGGGCAAGTCCCGCCGCCGCAGGGGAAGCTACGACGAGGTGTATCTCAAACGCAGGGAACTCAAGACGCGGCAGCCCGTTTACATCAGTCAGGAGATACACCGCTCCGTCATCAAGCTGGTACACCTGCTGGCGCTCGCGGGCAAGGAGATCAGCGTAGGGGGATATATCGACAACGTACTGGCCGAGCATCTGCGCCAGCACAAGGACGAGATCGCCGAGCTGTACCGCAGCGGAATAGACGATATACTGCAAACCGATCATTAA
- a CDS encoding DUF3408 domain-containing protein — MTHYTTTACILLAAAAAAAALFIRRAAIYRRRSHRAGTAPQSQPRPDTAQDDGYRRRYVLNRWDGAFRSGKTVRIRPEHYERLRQITARSGAVSMIAYVDNVLHAHFEDYAESIDRYCRSRNPSRGRKQWTH, encoded by the coding sequence ATGACACACTACACGACGACGGCCTGCATCCTGCTGGCCGCAGCGGCCGCAGCCGCGGCCCTCTTTATCCGCCGCGCGGCGATTTACCGCCGGCGTTCGCACAGGGCGGGAACCGCTCCGCAGTCGCAGCCCCGTCCCGATACGGCGCAGGACGACGGCTACCGAAGACGTTATGTCCTGAACCGATGGGACGGCGCTTTCCGTTCCGGCAAGACGGTACGCATCCGTCCGGAGCATTACGAACGCCTGCGGCAGATCACGGCCCGCAGCGGAGCGGTGTCGATGATAGCCTATGTGGACAACGTGCTGCATGCCCACTTCGAAGACTACGCAGAGAGCATCGACCGCTACTGCCGCAGTCGCAACCCCTCACGAGGCAGAAAGCAATGGACACACTGA
- a CDS encoding ParA family protein, with protein sequence MEKEPVYLAFSTQKGGAGKTTLTVLVASYLHYVKGYDVAVVDCDYPQHSIAGMRQRDLNLAMEDNHYKALAYEQFTHLGKKAYPVVESSTERAIDDAGRITEQAAFDLVFFDLPGTVNNPSVIRALSNMDYIIAPISADRVVLESTLRYMTVVNDVIRKTGVSNIKGTYLVWNMVDGREKSELYEVYEQVIAELGLQVLKTFIPDSKRFRRELSAGHRPLFRSTLFPADRSLLRGSNIDALTDEVLTLLNLRDNG encoded by the coding sequence ATGGAAAAAGAACCTGTTTATCTGGCCTTTTCCACCCAGAAGGGCGGAGCGGGCAAAACTACGCTCACGGTGCTGGTCGCCTCATACCTGCACTATGTGAAGGGTTACGACGTGGCGGTCGTGGACTGCGATTACCCGCAGCACTCCATCGCAGGGATGCGGCAACGCGACCTGAATCTGGCCATGGAAGACAACCATTACAAGGCGCTGGCCTACGAACAGTTCACGCACCTCGGCAAGAAAGCCTATCCTGTCGTGGAGAGCAGCACGGAGCGGGCCATAGACGATGCCGGCCGCATCACGGAACAGGCCGCGTTCGACCTCGTATTCTTCGACCTGCCCGGCACGGTCAACAATCCGTCGGTGATCCGCGCCCTCTCCAACATGGACTACATCATCGCCCCGATCAGCGCCGACCGTGTGGTGCTGGAGAGCACGCTGCGCTACATGACGGTCGTGAACGACGTGATCCGCAAAACGGGGGTTTCGAATATCAAAGGAACCTATCTGGTGTGGAACATGGTGGACGGGCGCGAGAAGTCGGAGTTGTACGAGGTGTACGAGCAAGTGATCGCCGAGCTGGGCCTGCAAGTGCTGAAGACCTTCATTCCCGACAGCAAACGTTTCCGGCGCGAGCTGTCCGCAGGCCACCGCCCGCTGTTCCGCTCGACGCTGTTCCCGGCCGACCGTTCGCTGCTCAGAGGAAGCAATATCGATGCGCTGACGGACGAGGTACTGACCTTGCTCAACCTCCGCGACAATGGCTAA